In Elusimicrobiaceae bacterium, a genomic segment contains:
- the rpsL gene encoding 30S ribosomal protein S12 — MPTVNQLVKYGRTKENNRTKSPALQACPQRRGVCTRVYTTTPKKPNSALRKVARVKLTSKVEVTAYIPGVGHNLQEHSIVLVRGGRVKDLPGVRYHIIRGALDASGVENRKQGRSLYGVKRPKAGK, encoded by the coding sequence ATGCCTACAGTAAATCAATTAGTAAAATACGGGCGTACGAAAGAAAATAATCGCACGAAATCTCCGGCTTTGCAGGCTTGCCCGCAACGTCGCGGTGTGTGTACCCGTGTTTATACCACCACCCCGAAAAAGCCGAACTCTGCTTTACGCAAGGTGGCCCGTGTAAAATTGACTTCTAAAGTCGAAGTAACCGCTTATATTCCAGGTGTGGGACACAACCTGCAAGAACACTCTATCGTGCTCGTGCGCGGTGGCCGTGTAAAAGACTTGCCGGGTGTGCGTTATCACATTATCCGCGGCGCGTTAGATGCGTCCGGTGTGGAAAATAGAAAACAAGGTCGTTCACTCTATGGTGTGAAGAGACCCAAAGCTGGAAAATAA